In Poecilia reticulata strain Guanapo linkage group LG1, Guppy_female_1.0+MT, whole genome shotgun sequence, one genomic interval encodes:
- the med28 gene encoding mediator of RNA polymerase II transcription subunit 28, producing MASSMNGMFPGQQPPGAHPVGGPPGPAQPSFPGSAPRVQGNNTLVDELEASFEACFSSLVSQDYVNGTDQEEIRTGVDQCIQKFLDVARQTECFFLQKRLQLSVQKPEQVLKEDVSDLRNELQRKELLVQKHLAKLHHWQQVLEDVSGQHRKPTDLPPPGPLAFLEQASASLPPAPLKPS from the exons ATGGCTTCGTCCATGAACGGTATGTTTCCAGGCCAGCAACCGCCCGGTGCTCATCCCGTTGGGGGGCCTCCTGGACCGGCTCAGCCGAGCTTTCCCGGTTCCGCTCCCCGGGTTCAGGGAAACAACACCCTGGTGGACGAACTGGAGGCTTCCTTCGAG GCTTGTTTTTCATCGTTGGTAAGTCAGGACTATGTGAACGGTACGGATCAGGAGGAGATTCGAACCG GCGTGGACCAGTGCATCCAGAAGTTCCTGGATGTGGCTCGTCAGACGGAGTGCTTCTTCCTACAGAAGAGGCTTCAGCTCTCTGTGCAGAAACCAGAGCAGGTGTTGAAAGAG gACGTGTCGGACCTGCGTaatgagctgcagaggaaagaACTGCTGGTTCAGAAGCATCTGGCCAAGCTGCACCACTGGCAGCAGGTGCTGGAGGACGTTAGTGGTCAGCATCGTAAACCCACAGACCTTCCTCCTCCAGGACCGCTGGCCTTCCTGGAACAGGCCTCGGCTAGTTTGCCCCCAGCTCCTCTAAAACCCAGCTAA
- the lap3 gene encoding cytosol aminopeptidase, translating into MLVVRKAAQKAVRKHLCRPFSASHTHLQERKGLVLGVFEKNGEEESVHLTEAAARFDQSLSGKLSELLKIAGPGLKKGKSRLFYGIHQDFPCVAVVGLGKESEGVCGAEKWDSRKESIRQAVSAGCRTLQELKVSHVEVDDCGDAKSAAEGAVLGLFSYDELKSKKKTRVTSKLHGSADVDGWKKGVIYAEGQNLARFLMEAPANRITPTAFANTIEEKLAPHAERVTVKKRSKAWMEEQQMGAFLSVARGSEEPPVFLELHYSGSADSQQPPLLLVGKGITFDSGGISLKPSQSMDAMRADMGGAATVCASIVAAAALKLPVNIVGLAPLCENMPSGKAIKPGDVVMAKNGKTIQVDNTDAEGRLILADALCYGHTFNPRAIVNVATLTGAMDVALGSAATGVFTNSDWLWEQLQQASVVTGDRVWRMPLFQHYTNQVTDSQLADLNNIGKYSRSGGACTAAAFLKEFVMAPHWAHLDIAGVMSNKDEVPYLRKGMSGRPTRTLLEFAAGLAHRG; encoded by the exons ATGCTTGTTGTGAGGAAAGCTGCGCAGAAGGCCGTGAGGAAACACCTCTGCAGGCCATTCTCTGCTTCGCACACTCACCTGCAGGAGAGAAAG ggtTTGGTCCTGGGAGTCTTTGAGAAGAACGGAGAGGAGGAAAGTGTTCACCTGACGGAGGCGGCAGCCAGGTTTGACCAGTCTCTGTCTGGAAAGCTCTCagagctgctgaaaat TGCCGGACCTGGTCTGAAGAAAGGCAAAAGCAGACTGTTCTATGGGATTCACCAG GACTTCCCCTGTGTCGCAGTAGTCGGGTTGGGCAAAGAGAGTGAAGGAGTGTGTGGGGCTGAGAAGTGGGACAGCAGGAAGGAGAGCATCAGGCAGGCCGTGTCTG CTGGCTGTCGGACTCTCCAGGAACTGAAGGTGAGTCACGTTGAGGTGGACGACTGCGGTGACGCCAAGTCGGCAGCAGAAGGCGCTGTTCTGGGATTGTTTTCCTATGATGAACTGAAGTCTAAGAAGAAGACCAGAGTGACCTCAAAGCTACATGGAAG TGCTGACGTGGACGGCTGGAAGAAAGGCGTCATTTATGCAGAAGGTCAAAACCTGGCGCGTTTTCTCATGGAAGCTCCGGCCAATCGGATCACTCCGACTGCTTTCGCCAACACCATCGAAGAGAAATTGGCTCCGCATGCTGAACGAGTCACCGTCAAAAAACG ATCAAAGGCCTggatggaggagcagcagatggGAGCGTTTCTCAGTGTGGCGCGGGGCTCAGAGGAGCCCCCTGTCTTCCTGGAGCTGCACTACAGCGGCTCAGCAGACAGCCAGcagccgccgctgctgctggtggGGAAAGGCATCACGTTCGACAG cgGTGGCATCTCTCTAAAGCCGTCTCAATCCATGGACGCGATGCGAGCAGACATGGGCGGAGCCGCTACGGTTTGCGCCTCCATCGTTGCCGCAGCGGCTCTGAAGCTCCCGGTGAACATTGTTG GTCTGGCTCCGCTGTGTGAGAACATGCCCAGCGGGAAGGCCATCAAACCAGGCGATGTTGTCATGGCTAAGAACGGAAAGACAATCCAG GTGGATAACACGGATGCAGAGGGCAGACTGATCCTGGCTGACGCTCTCTGTTATGGACACACCTTTAACCCCAGAGCTATTGTTAACGTTGCTACGCTAACAG GCGCCATGGATGTAGCTCTGGGCTCGGCGGCGACGGGAGTGTTTACCAACTCAGACTGGCTGtgggagcagctgcagcag gcaaGTGTTGTGACAGGTGACAGAGTTTGGAGGATGCCTCTGTTCCAACATTACACCAACCAGGTCACTGACAGCCAGCTGGCCGACCTCAACAACATCGGCAAATACAGCCG TTCTGGCGGTGCATGCACAGCCGCCGCCTTCCTCAAGGAGTTCGTCATGGCTCCTCACTGGGCTCACCTGGACATTGCTGGAGTGATGAGCAACAAAGATGAAGTTCCCTACCTCAGGAAGGGCATGTCCGGGAGGCCGACGCGCACGCTGCTGGAGTTTGCTGCCGGTCTGGCCCACAGAGGCTGA
- the clrn2 gene encoding clarin-2, with protein sequence MPSLWKRITFSVASALCVGSVALLVVALSTERWVIGRILCKTGVDIVNASSPELDQFIGDIYYGLFQGGKTKRCGLGNRRSKIYIFPKLVQTLNGGLHMMVILFLLVAVGFALVSLSFCIYNARKVPYQSIKGHKGLYLWNFIAALFGALGVLCFLAAVKHHRLTERVANHGENLFVLEVLDDSLDWSFWLGVGSVGTHFAVCGVVAMSRIKLPKPEIKKPEEPTISALDLLY encoded by the exons ATGCCTTCTCTGTGGAAACGAATAACATTCTCGGTGGCCTCGGCGCTGTGTGTCGGCTCGGTGGCCCTCCTGGTGGTGGCCCTGTCCACAGAGCGGTGGGTTATCGGACGGATCCTGTGTAAAACCGGGGTGGACATAGTGAACGCGTCCAGTCCGGAGCTGGACCAGTTTATCGGGGACATTTACTACGGTTTGTTCCAGGGAGGAAAGACCAAGAGGTGCGGACTCGGGAACAGGCGCTCCAAAATATACA TTTTTCCAAAGCTGGTGCAGACGCTGAATGGGGGTCTTCACATGATGGTGATTCTCTTCCTGCTGGTGGCGGTTGGCTTCGCCCTGGTCAGCCTGTCCTTCTGCATTTACAACGCACGCAAGGTCCCCTACCAGAGCATCAAAGGGCACAAAGGACTTTATCTATGGAACTTCATTGCTG CTCTTTTTGGCGCCCTGGGGGTTCTTTGTTTCCTGGCAGCCGTGAAGCACCACCGTCTGACTGAGCGGGTGGCAAACCATGGAGAGAACCTCTTCGTCCTTGAGGTTCTGGATGACAGCCTGGACTGGTCCTTCTGGTTGGGGGTTGGCAGCGTTGGGACTCACTTCGCCGTTTGTGGAGTGGTTGCTATGAGTCGCATCAAGTTGCCCAAACCGGAGATCAAGAAGCCGGAAGAGCCCACAATCTCTGCCCTGGACCTACTCTActaa
- the tapt1b gene encoding transmembrane anterior posterior transformation protein 1 homolog yields MADSLSTGLVEEKENEKEDKERATKAVNVDLNKKKDGVADTRGFHDKNGGARGQKGNLSDLSLVRFITTELTRGYFLEHNEAKYTERRERVYTCLRIPKELEKLMTFGFFLCLDTFLYVFTLLPLRVILALLRLLTVPCCGLGGSRLLQPAQVCDVLKGFIMVLCYSMMSYVDYSMMYHLIRGQSVIKLYIIYNMLEVADRLFSSFGQDILDALYWTATEPKEKKRAHIGVIPHFLMAVLYVFLHAILIMVQATTLNVAFNSHNKSLLTIMMSNNFVEIKGSVFKKFEKNNLFQMSNSDIKERFTNYILLLIVCLRNMEQFSWNPDHFWVLFPDVVMVITSEVAVDVVKHAFITKFNDISADVYGEYRASLAFDLVSSRQKNAYTDYSDSVSRRMGFIPLPLALLLIRVVTSSVKIQGSLSFMCVLLFYLGMITLKVLNSIVLLGTSCMFVKEAKMEEKLFDPPPSVASSRANSRANRSKNTYTAAPQEPTSDRAGVSLTPGVSPPTEKPEGTSSTIPKSDSDTFLTTPDEDDEDKILNNDMGLEGDGLKHRTPKKDLLEIDRFTICGNRID; encoded by the exons ATGGCGGATTCGCTGTCGACAGGTCTGGTAGAGGAGAAGGAAAATGAGAAGGAGGACAAGGAGAGAGCCACCAAGGCCGTTAACGTGGAcctgaataaaaagaaagacgGAGTTGCTGACACGCGGGGGTTTCATGATAAAAATGGCGGCGCTAGAGGCCAAAAAGGCAACCTGTCAG ATCTGTCTCTGGTCAGATTCATAACCACTGAGCTAACCAGAGGCTACTTTCTGGAACACAATGAGGCCAAATATACGGAGCGCAGAGAGAGGGTCTACACCTGCCTCCGCATCCCCAAGGAGCTGGAGAAG CTGATGACTTTCGGCTTCTTCCTCTGTCTGGATACGTTTCTGTACGTGTTCACCCTCCTGCCGCTCCGAGTGATTCTGGCCCTTTTGCGACTCCTGACTGTGCCATGCTGCGGCCTCGG CGGCTCCCGTTTGCTGCAGCCTGCCCAGGTGTGCGACGTCCTGAAGGGCTTCATCATGGTGCTGTGCTACTCAATGATGAGCTACGTGGATTACTCCATGATGTACCATCTGATCCGGGGACAGTCCGTCATCAAACTCTACATCATCTACAACATGTTGGAG GTTGCCGATCGCCTCTTCTCGTCGTTTGGCCAAGACATCCTGGATGCTCTGTACTGGACCGCCACCGAGCCCAAGGAGAAGAAGAGAGCACACATAGGAGTGATTCCTCACTTCCTCATGGCTGTGCTCTACGTCT TCCTTCATGCCATTCTCATCATGGTTCAGGCTACTACACTGAATGTAGCCTTCAACTCCCATAACAAGTCTCTGCTCACCATAATGATGTCAAACAAC TTTGTGGAAATCAAAGGAAGCGTGTTTAAGAAGTTTGAAAAGAACAACCTGTTCCAGATGTCCAACAGCG ACATAAAGGAGAGGTTCACCAACTACATCCTCCTGCTCATTGTCTGTCTGAGAAACATGGAGCAGTTTTCATGGAATCCCG ACCACTTCTGGGTCTTGTTCCCAGACGTAGTCATGGTGATCACATCAGAGGTGGCAGTGGACGTTGTCAAGCACGCCTTCATCACCAAGTTCAATGACATCAGTGCTGAC GTGTACGGAGAATACAGAGCCAGCCTTGCCTTCGACCTCGTCAGCAGCCGACAGAAAAAT gCTTACACCGACTACAGCGACTCCGTATCCAGAAGAATGGGCTTCATTCCACTTCCTTTGGCTCTGCTG ctgatcagaGTGGTGACGAGCTCAGTGAAGATCCAAGGTTCGCTCTCCTTCAtgtgtgtgctgctgttttACTTGGg GATGATCACGCTCAAGGTGCTCAACAGCATCGTTCTCCTTGGAACATCCTGCATGTTTGTCAAAGAGGCCAAGATGGAGGAGAAGCTGTTCGACCCGCCTCCGTCTGTCGCCTCCAGCCGTGCTAACTCCAGAGCCAACCGCAGCAAAAACACTTACACCGCAGCGCCGCAAG AGCCCACATCAGACAGAGCAGGAGTATCACTGACACCGGGCGTTTCTCCACCTACAGAGAAACCAGAGGGCACCTCCTCCACCATCCCAAAGAGCGACTCGGACACGTTCCTGACGACGCCAGATGAGGACGACGAGGACAAAATTCTAAACAATGACATGGGACTGGAAGGAGACGGACTCAAACACAGAACGCCCAAGAAAGACTTGCTGGAGATAGACCGATTCACCATCTGTGGGAACCGGATAGACTGA